From Haloarcula hispanica ATCC 33960, the proteins below share one genomic window:
- a CDS encoding MutS-related protein: protein MRLEEYWGIGPKTSELLTEELGVERAIEAIESADTRALTTAGLSRGRATRILRRATGAESMDLLATRDTRDVYKELLDLAEEYAVTEDAADSIRVLTPLPTREAMDERLDDVLEARDTWADLSEADQRAVLDAFDAFDADGGELAAVDVALALRDTGIESGVFEPLAALDGESLTAGRAALAGLAGDGESVGEGADEELDRLRDQLGQIEDLAAASMEVVEAVQEGARRPDEFQDALVRHVTGETGIDAARVRDAMPREATDARDFVDVALRELRSTLRSDVREREGTVADRLEDDLADARGDIDAAIEAVDDIAFSVSLARFAIAFDLTRPAFVEDRKTIAVKRARNLTIADVESVQPVTYAIGDHTLDLDRANQPPSGDRVAVLTGANSGGKTTLLETLCQVQLLAQMGLPVPAEAAEVGIVDTVVFHRRHASFNAGVLESTLRSVVPPLTESDRTLMLVDEFEAITEPGSAADLLHGLVTLTVDRDALGVFVTHLADDLEPLPVEARVDGIFAEGLNQDLELQVDYQPRFGTVGKSTPEFIVSRLVANAKDPVERNGFETLATAVGEEAVQRTLSDALWTDE from the coding sequence ATGCGACTGGAGGAGTACTGGGGCATCGGCCCGAAGACGTCCGAACTGCTCACCGAGGAGCTGGGCGTCGAGCGGGCTATCGAGGCCATCGAGTCGGCGGATACGCGTGCGCTAACCACGGCCGGCCTCTCCCGGGGGCGAGCGACGCGCATCCTCCGGCGGGCGACCGGGGCCGAGTCGATGGACCTGCTCGCCACCAGAGATACCCGCGACGTGTACAAGGAACTACTCGACCTCGCCGAGGAGTACGCGGTCACCGAAGATGCGGCCGACAGCATCCGGGTGCTGACGCCGCTACCGACCCGCGAGGCGATGGACGAGCGGCTGGACGACGTGCTCGAAGCGCGGGATACGTGGGCCGACCTCTCGGAGGCGGACCAGCGGGCCGTTCTCGACGCGTTCGACGCGTTCGACGCTGACGGGGGTGAACTAGCCGCAGTCGACGTGGCGCTCGCACTCCGGGACACTGGCATCGAGAGCGGCGTGTTCGAGCCGTTAGCGGCCCTCGACGGCGAGTCACTGACGGCTGGCCGGGCGGCGCTCGCCGGCCTCGCGGGCGACGGCGAGTCCGTCGGCGAAGGGGCCGACGAGGAACTCGACCGCCTGCGCGACCAGCTCGGGCAAATAGAGGATCTTGCAGCGGCATCAATGGAGGTCGTCGAGGCCGTTCAGGAGGGCGCTCGGCGGCCCGACGAGTTCCAGGACGCGCTCGTCCGGCACGTCACGGGCGAGACAGGTATCGACGCTGCCAGAGTCCGCGACGCGATGCCCCGCGAGGCGACCGACGCGCGGGATTTCGTCGACGTGGCGCTCCGGGAACTCCGAAGCACGCTCCGAAGCGACGTCCGGGAGCGCGAGGGGACGGTCGCCGACCGGCTGGAAGACGACCTCGCGGACGCCCGCGGGGACATCGACGCCGCCATCGAGGCGGTGGACGACATCGCGTTCTCAGTGTCGCTCGCCCGCTTCGCCATCGCGTTCGACCTGACGCGGCCCGCCTTCGTCGAGGACCGCAAGACCATCGCGGTGAAGCGGGCCCGGAACCTCACCATCGCCGACGTGGAGAGCGTCCAGCCGGTCACCTACGCTATCGGCGACCACACACTGGACCTAGACCGGGCGAACCAGCCGCCAAGCGGCGACCGGGTGGCCGTCCTGACCGGCGCGAACTCCGGCGGGAAGACGACCCTGTTGGAGACGCTGTGCCAGGTCCAGCTGCTCGCCCAGATGGGACTGCCCGTCCCCGCCGAGGCCGCCGAGGTGGGCATCGTCGACACCGTCGTGTTCCACCGCCGGCACGCGTCGTTCAACGCCGGCGTCCTCGAATCGACGCTGCGTTCGGTCGTGCCGCCGCTGACCGAGAGCGACCGGACGCTGATGCTCGTCGACGAGTTCGAGGCTATCACCGAGCCCGGCTCCGCCGCCGATCTCCTCCACGGACTCGTGACGCTGACCGTCGACCGCGACGCGCTGGGCGTGTTCGTCACTCACCTCGCGGACGATCTCGAACCGCTGCCTGTCGAGGCCCGTGTCGATGGCATCTTCGCCGAAGGGCTGAATCAGGACCTCGAACTACAGGTCGACTATCAGCCCCGGTTTGGCACTGTCGGGAAGTCCACGCCGGAGTTCATCGTCTCCAGGCTCGTTGCGAACGCAAAGGACCCCGTCGAACGCAACGGGTTCGAGACGCTCGCCACGGCTGTCGGCGAGGAAGCGGTCCAGCGGACGCTCTCGGACGCGCTCTGGACTGACGAGTAG
- a CDS encoding class 1 fructose-bisphosphatase produces the protein MNTLDEIERAVKDTAHYVSGNLANYANRAAGENPSGEQQVGGDVWADDLFFDALAYIDGIGAYASEERSDVVDCGEGYSIAIDPLDGSSNLASNNSVGTIIGVYDAELPAAGREMVASLMVLYGPYTTLTIARSDRDVVQEHLLRDGHSERWGQFELPAEATVVGLAGKTGERSDAFNDIAQSFERDLKLRYGGATVADLAQVLEYGGLFGYPVTSGYPNGKLRVHFESAPLAYLVEAAGGASSDGSKSLLDVEPDGIHDRTPTFLGNTELVDELEAELSET, from the coding sequence GTGAACACGCTTGATGAGATCGAACGGGCGGTAAAGGACACGGCCCACTACGTTAGCGGGAACCTGGCGAACTACGCCAACAGAGCCGCTGGCGAGAACCCGAGTGGGGAGCAACAGGTCGGTGGCGACGTGTGGGCCGATGACCTGTTTTTCGACGCACTCGCGTACATCGACGGCATCGGCGCGTACGCGAGCGAGGAACGTAGCGACGTGGTCGATTGCGGTGAAGGCTACAGTATCGCTATCGACCCGCTCGATGGCTCCTCGAACCTCGCCTCGAACAACTCCGTGGGGACGATAATCGGGGTCTACGACGCTGAACTGCCCGCGGCGGGCCGGGAAATGGTCGCATCACTGATGGTGCTGTACGGCCCATACACGACACTGACAATCGCCCGGTCCGACCGCGATGTCGTTCAGGAGCACCTCCTCCGGGACGGGCACAGCGAGCGCTGGGGCCAGTTCGAACTGCCAGCAGAGGCGACGGTAGTCGGGTTAGCGGGCAAGACTGGCGAGCGAAGCGACGCGTTCAACGACATCGCCCAGTCCTTCGAGCGGGACCTGAAGCTCCGCTACGGCGGCGCGACCGTCGCCGACCTGGCACAGGTGCTCGAATACGGCGGGCTGTTCGGGTATCCGGTGACGTCGGGGTATCCAAACGGCAAGCTCCGGGTCCACTTCGAATCAGCGCCGCTCGCGTACCTCGTCGAGGCTGCCGGTGGGGCCTCAAGCGACGGCTCGAAGTCCCTACTTGACGTCGAACCGGACGGTATCCACGACCGGACGCCGACGTTCCTCGGCAACACCGAACTGGTCGACGAACTCGAAGCGGAACTTTCAGAGACCTAA
- a CDS encoding sporulation protein: protein MKDVLSRIGIGSATVDTILPTDTVRAGESVQAEVHVEGGSTDQDVDAVYFALETEYKSDEGYKDAIIDQWQLTEPFTIEAGEKRRFETTIDIPRETPVTTRSTAVEIETGLDISMAVDPGDEDYIEVEPTHRTQAVFDALDSLGFSLHASACEATAGSLFTTSANFAQEFEFRPQRGEFAGAVDEVEIVPVFDDDGLTLYVEVDRSAGLLSEVTDADERHTKLTIEAPDPDGIEPRLAEAIRELS, encoded by the coding sequence ATGAAAGACGTGCTCTCCAGAATCGGCATCGGCTCGGCCACAGTAGACACGATTCTGCCGACGGATACCGTCAGAGCCGGCGAATCCGTCCAGGCCGAGGTCCACGTCGAGGGCGGGTCGACGGATCAGGATGTCGACGCGGTCTACTTCGCGCTGGAAACCGAATATAAATCCGACGAGGGGTACAAGGACGCCATCATCGATCAGTGGCAACTTACCGAACCGTTCACTATCGAAGCGGGCGAGAAACGACGTTTCGAGACTACTATAGATATTCCCAGGGAGACGCCGGTGACTACGCGCTCGACGGCCGTCGAAATCGAGACCGGCCTCGATATCTCGATGGCGGTCGACCCCGGCGACGAGGATTACATCGAAGTCGAACCGACACACCGCACGCAAGCGGTGTTCGACGCGCTGGATTCGCTCGGTTTCTCGCTCCATGCCTCGGCCTGTGAGGCGACGGCCGGGAGCCTGTTCACTACCTCGGCGAACTTCGCTCAGGAGTTCGAGTTCCGGCCCCAGCGCGGCGAGTTCGCCGGCGCGGTCGACGAGGTCGAGATCGTCCCGGTGTTCGACGACGACGGACTTACGCTGTACGTCGAGGTCGACCGCAGCGCCGGACTGCTTTCGGAGGTGACTGATGCCGACGAGCGACACACGAAACTCACGATAGAAGCCCCTGACCCTGACGGTATCGAGCCACGACTTGCGGAAGCGATTCGGGAACTGAGTTAG
- a CDS encoding PAS domain-containing response regulator: MGEVSILLVDDDEALATVTAELLEREDERFTVETVPSATDGLQAMDRSLPDCVVSDFEMPETDGLEFLQAVRERHPQLPFIMFTGRGSEEIASDAISTGATDYLQKQSGAEQYELLANRISNAVTQYQSRKQLEETTAEYAAVFENTRNGLLLVDVEQDGFRFRRCNSRVLEFTGLVESELIGKTPVEALGEKNSRKIAGAYRKCVATRETIEYTLTLDHPVGEVIHEVSATPIISDGEVEQLVVAFTDITERHNREQELLEERAVIQQALDALEDPLFVLSADGHIEHCNERAGELTGHTGQAAEGLPITDLFPEAEREAITDAVHRSLDRGRATVTADLLTDGGHRRTYEFSGRSLTDLDGNTAGVVMIGQRTSDD, from the coding sequence ATGGGGGAGGTTAGCATTCTTCTTGTGGACGACGACGAGGCCCTCGCTACAGTGACGGCTGAGCTACTTGAACGTGAAGACGAGCGGTTCACGGTCGAAACTGTCCCAAGTGCCACCGATGGGCTACAGGCTATGGATCGTTCTCTTCCTGACTGTGTCGTTTCAGACTTCGAGATGCCCGAGACAGACGGGCTTGAATTTTTGCAGGCGGTCCGTGAGCGACACCCGCAACTCCCGTTTATCATGTTCACCGGTCGAGGAAGCGAAGAGATTGCAAGCGATGCCATTTCTACCGGTGCGACTGATTACTTGCAGAAACAATCCGGAGCTGAGCAGTACGAGCTGCTAGCCAATCGAATAAGCAACGCTGTCACGCAGTATCAGTCGAGAAAGCAACTGGAGGAAACCACAGCAGAGTACGCCGCTGTTTTCGAGAACACGCGAAACGGACTCCTCCTCGTCGATGTTGAACAAGACGGGTTCCGATTCCGGCGATGCAACTCACGAGTGCTTGAGTTCACTGGCCTCGTAGAGTCAGAGCTTATCGGTAAGACTCCAGTTGAAGCACTTGGGGAGAAAAATAGTAGAAAGATCGCTGGTGCGTACCGGAAATGCGTCGCCACGCGCGAGACAATCGAATATACGCTGACACTGGACCACCCGGTCGGGGAAGTCATCCACGAAGTCAGCGCTACACCGATAATCTCTGACGGCGAGGTCGAACAACTGGTCGTTGCGTTTACTGACATCACCGAGCGTCACAACCGCGAACAGGAACTACTGGAGGAGCGTGCGGTCATCCAGCAAGCGCTCGATGCGCTGGAGGACCCACTGTTCGTCCTCAGTGCAGATGGGCACATCGAGCACTGCAACGAACGGGCGGGTGAGCTTACAGGCCACACCGGACAAGCAGCCGAAGGGCTGCCGATCACCGACCTGTTTCCAGAAGCCGAGCGGGAGGCGATTACCGACGCGGTCCATCGGTCTCTCGATCGCGGGCGAGCTACCGTTACGGCCGACCTACTCACCGACGGCGGGCACCGCCGTACGTATGAGTTCAGCGGCCGCTCTCTCACCGACTTGGACGGCAACACGGCCGGGGTCGTCATGATAGGTCAGCGTACATCAGACGACTGA
- a CDS encoding zinc ribbon domain-containing protein, giving the protein MGDMTEWRDASDPACPECGEPLEPTAMACPHCDASLLTDEQTEMLDERLTETLESMDAGAPTWAVTLTGLSLGIAIAPLVLYAVVILVGDLSLPVAVGVLLAGWLGPAAYLSRLRNPSEVLARGLYLVVAGVAVVVLAVGYEVLLSDGPSVVSEQTALVSLGLAIPATLGALIARRAARRADRQARGEPGPLHERFGIDDDEPDN; this is encoded by the coding sequence ATGGGGGATATGACCGAGTGGCGCGATGCGTCGGACCCCGCCTGCCCGGAGTGTGGCGAGCCGCTGGAGCCGACGGCGATGGCCTGCCCACACTGTGACGCGTCGTTACTCACCGACGAACAGACGGAGATGCTTGACGAACGCCTGACCGAGACGCTCGAGTCGATGGACGCCGGTGCGCCGACGTGGGCAGTCACGCTCACGGGGCTCTCGCTCGGCATCGCCATTGCGCCGCTCGTACTGTACGCCGTCGTCATCCTCGTCGGCGATCTCTCGCTTCCCGTGGCCGTCGGCGTCTTGCTGGCCGGCTGGCTCGGTCCAGCCGCGTATCTCTCGCGGCTGCGTAATCCCAGCGAGGTGCTGGCCCGGGGGCTGTACCTCGTCGTCGCCGGCGTGGCCGTCGTCGTGCTCGCAGTCGGCTACGAGGTCCTCCTGTCGGATGGCCCGTCAGTCGTCTCCGAACAGACCGCGCTCGTGTCGCTCGGTCTTGCGATTCCGGCGACGCTGGGAGCACTCATCGCGCGCCGCGCGGCCCGGCGGGCTGACCGGCAGGCCCGCGGGGAGCCGGGGCCGCTGCACGAGCGCTTCGGTATCGACGACGACGAGCCCGACAACTGA
- a CDS encoding metallophosphoesterase produces the protein MRVEPLPDVPAATVDTDGERLLAVADYHAGIEAGLRYEGVELQSAAEARRERLLTCLRRARADRLVVIGDLGHAIGDPFADERAELETLFDALDVPVTLVKGNHDGGLEPVLSDLDADVEVTPGHGTRIGAVGFAHGHTWPAPDVLEADVVCVGHEHPVVRLEDSVGGAQKERAWLRGSLVSEPFAEQFDQPVENAPDIVVFPAFNDHSGGTWVNVDGQEFLAPFLPEGMADTEAFLLDGTRLGAYRQV, from the coding sequence ATGCGTGTCGAACCGCTTCCCGACGTCCCGGCGGCCACCGTCGATACTGACGGGGAGCGACTGCTGGCGGTGGCCGATTATCACGCCGGCATCGAAGCAGGGCTCAGATACGAGGGGGTCGAACTCCAGTCGGCCGCCGAGGCCCGCCGGGAGCGGTTGCTGACATGCCTGAGACGCGCCCGGGCCGACCGGCTGGTCGTCATCGGCGACCTGGGCCACGCCATCGGCGACCCGTTCGCAGACGAGCGAGCGGAGCTCGAAACGCTGTTCGACGCCCTTGACGTGCCCGTGACACTGGTGAAAGGGAATCACGACGGCGGTCTGGAGCCAGTCTTGTCTGACCTCGACGCCGACGTCGAAGTGACGCCGGGACACGGCACCCGCATCGGCGCTGTCGGGTTCGCCCACGGCCACACCTGGCCTGCGCCGGACGTACTCGAAGCGGATGTCGTCTGTGTCGGCCACGAACATCCCGTCGTCCGACTCGAAGACAGCGTCGGTGGGGCCCAGAAGGAGCGGGCCTGGCTCCGCGGCTCGCTGGTGAGTGAGCCCTTCGCCGAACAGTTCGACCAACCAGTCGAGAACGCGCCGGACATCGTCGTCTTTCCGGCGTTTAACGACCACTCCGGCGGGACGTGGGTCAACGTCGACGGCCAGGAGTTCCTCGCCCCGTTCCTGCCCGAGGGCATGGCGGATACCGAGGCGTTCCTGCTTGATGGCACGCGGTTAGGGGCCTACCGACAGGTCTGA
- a CDS encoding DEAD/DEAH box helicase: MTDGVARGDDAFTALGPAVRSALSERGFTTPTDPQRKAIPTLADGRDALVVAPTGTGKTETAMLPVFDALAESEDRFGIGALYITPLRALNRDMRQRLDWWGETLGLEVDVRHGDTTDYQRQKQANDPPDVLVTTPETLQAMLTGSKLRTALEDVEHIVIDEVHELAAAKRGAQLTVGLERLRELSGRFQRIGLSATVGDPHEVGRFLTGGRTCAIVEVDIGSRLDIEVVRPQITDRDEELSSSLVTDAGTASHVRFIADLIDENESVLLFVNTRQTAEALGSRFKELGTDLGVHHGSLSKEARIDVEDRFKAGDLDALLCTSSMELGIDVGHVDHVVQYGSPRQVSRLVQRVGRAGHRRDLVSSGTVVTTDTDDTLEALAIARQAEAGDVEPAEIHDGSLDTVANQIAGLVMDTGEIRAIRAYEILTRAYPFRDLDEAQFKQVVEELAANNVIWLDEDRDTLEKRRGTWQYFYQNLSMIPDEATYDVEDVASGQQVGTLDEKFVVNFATPGEVFVQRGEMWRITNIDEEEEVVTVSPIEDPAGEVPSWVGQEIPVPRAVAAEVGELRRVAGRQLQDGADTEAVARDVATRYAAGPETVAEGLSQVEKHEGPIPDDTTILVEFHGREVIVNACYGHKINETLGRVLSALLGQRAGSSVAMDVDPYRITLEVPRRITAGDVIEVIEDTDPDHLPALIELSLKNADALKFKLAQVATKFGSLKRWRGRGSTDFGRDRLLAALEDTPMYDEALREVRHEDLAIEATADLLRDIQRGDVALETVGEHTPIGTGGSSSGRELLSPENADASVIKTVKERIQSDRVILACLHCKEWDRKQQVKRVRDQPSCPQCGSTRIAALNPWAEEVVSAVRTDDKDEEQEKMTERAYRSASLVQSHGKRAVVALAARGVGPHNAARIINRLREDEDEFYRDILRQEREYARTQSFWG, from the coding sequence ATGACTGACGGGGTCGCTCGCGGCGATGACGCCTTCACTGCGCTCGGGCCGGCCGTCCGCAGTGCGCTCTCCGAGCGCGGTTTCACGACGCCGACCGACCCACAGCGAAAGGCGATTCCAACTCTGGCTGACGGGCGAGACGCGCTAGTCGTCGCCCCGACCGGAACCGGAAAAACTGAAACGGCGATGTTGCCGGTCTTCGACGCGCTGGCCGAATCCGAGGACCGCTTTGGCATCGGCGCGCTGTACATCACGCCGCTCCGGGCGCTGAACCGCGACATGCGCCAGCGCCTCGACTGGTGGGGCGAGACGCTCGGTCTCGAAGTAGACGTCCGCCACGGCGACACGACGGACTACCAGCGCCAGAAACAGGCCAACGACCCGCCGGACGTGCTCGTGACCACACCCGAGACGCTCCAGGCAATGCTCACCGGGTCGAAGCTCCGAACTGCGCTGGAGGATGTCGAACATATCGTCATCGACGAGGTCCACGAGCTCGCTGCGGCCAAGCGAGGCGCGCAGTTGACGGTCGGACTCGAACGGCTCCGGGAACTGTCCGGGCGGTTCCAGCGGATCGGCCTCTCGGCGACCGTCGGCGACCCACACGAGGTCGGCCGGTTTCTCACCGGCGGCCGCACGTGTGCCATCGTGGAAGTTGACATCGGCAGCCGGCTGGACATCGAGGTGGTCCGGCCCCAGATTACTGACCGGGACGAGGAACTGTCGAGTTCCCTCGTCACCGACGCGGGAACGGCCAGCCACGTCCGGTTCATCGCAGACCTCATCGACGAAAACGAATCGGTCTTGCTGTTCGTGAACACCCGACAAACAGCGGAGGCGCTTGGCTCGCGGTTCAAGGAGCTCGGAACTGACCTCGGGGTCCACCACGGCTCGCTGTCGAAGGAGGCTCGCATCGACGTGGAGGACCGGTTCAAGGCCGGCGACCTCGACGCCCTGCTGTGTACGTCCTCGATGGAGTTGGGCATCGACGTGGGCCACGTCGACCACGTCGTCCAGTACGGCAGCCCCCGGCAGGTGTCCCGCCTCGTCCAGCGGGTCGGCCGCGCCGGCCACCGCCGGGACCTCGTTTCCTCGGGCACGGTCGTTACGACTGACACCGACGACACGCTGGAGGCGCTGGCGATAGCGAGACAGGCCGAAGCCGGCGATGTCGAGCCCGCCGAAATCCACGACGGGAGCCTCGACACAGTTGCCAACCAGATCGCCGGACTGGTGATGGATACCGGCGAAATTCGGGCGATTCGGGCCTACGAGATACTGACCCGCGCGTACCCGTTCCGGGACCTCGACGAGGCCCAGTTCAAGCAGGTCGTCGAGGAACTCGCAGCGAACAACGTCATCTGGCTCGACGAGGACCGGGACACTCTGGAGAAACGCCGCGGGACCTGGCAGTACTTCTACCAGAACCTCTCGATGATTCCCGACGAGGCCACATACGACGTGGAGGACGTGGCCTCAGGCCAGCAGGTCGGGACCCTCGATGAGAAGTTCGTCGTCAACTTCGCCACGCCCGGCGAGGTGTTCGTCCAGCGCGGGGAGATGTGGCGCATCACGAACATCGACGAGGAAGAGGAAGTCGTGACCGTCTCACCCATCGAAGACCCCGCCGGTGAGGTCCCGTCGTGGGTGGGGCAGGAGATTCCGGTTCCGAGAGCCGTCGCCGCGGAAGTCGGCGAACTCCGTCGTGTGGCTGGTCGGCAACTCCAGGACGGCGCGGACACCGAGGCCGTCGCCAGAGACGTGGCGACTCGCTATGCCGCCGGCCCGGAGACCGTCGCCGAGGGACTTTCGCAGGTCGAGAAGCACGAGGGGCCGATTCCGGACGACACGACTATTCTGGTGGAGTTCCACGGCCGGGAGGTCATCGTCAACGCTTGCTACGGGCACAAAATCAACGAAACGCTGGGCCGGGTCCTCTCGGCGCTGCTCGGTCAACGGGCAGGGTCGTCGGTCGCGATGGATGTCGACCCGTACCGGATTACGCTGGAGGTCCCGCGCCGGATCACCGCCGGCGATGTCATCGAAGTCATTGAGGACACCGATCCTGACCACCTCCCAGCACTCATCGAACTCAGCCTGAAAAACGCCGACGCGCTGAAGTTCAAGCTCGCGCAGGTGGCGACGAAGTTCGGCTCGCTCAAGCGCTGGCGGGGCCGGGGGTCGACTGACTTCGGCCGTGACCGCCTGCTGGCAGCGCTTGAGGACACGCCGATGTATGACGAAGCCCTGCGCGAGGTTCGCCACGAGGACCTCGCTATCGAAGCGACAGCCGACCTCCTCCGGGATATCCAGCGCGGCGACGTGGCGCTCGAAACAGTGGGCGAGCACACGCCCATCGGGACCGGCGGCAGTTCCTCCGGGCGGGAACTCCTCTCACCGGAGAACGCCGACGCGAGCGTCATCAAAACCGTCAAGGAGCGCATCCAGAGTGACCGCGTCATCCTCGCATGTCTGCACTGCAAGGAGTGGGACCGCAAACAGCAGGTCAAGCGCGTGCGGGATCAGCCGTCGTGTCCGCAGTGTGGCTCGACCCGCATCGCCGCGCTGAATCCGTGGGCCGAGGAAGTCGTCTCGGCCGTCCGGACCGACGACAAGGACGAGGAGCAGGAGAAGATGACCGAACGAGCCTACCGCTCGGCCTCGCTGGTCCAGAGCCACGGGAAGCGGGCGGTGGTCGCGCTGGCCGCCCGCGGGGTCGGGCCCCACAACGCCGCCCGAATCATCAACCGCTTGCGGGAGGACGAAGACGAATTCTACCGGGACATCCTCCGACAGGAGCGGGAGTACGCACGGACGCAGTCGTTCTGGGGTTGA
- a CDS encoding SRPBCC family protein — protein MTVHTSDDRWLDAPVETVFTFMDEPSNQAAVTPSLTRAERIERLPNSGNRAAYEYKMFGITFTGEVRASTYKPPERIVYEMSGDLTGRIAWRFEPERGGTRLTYAAEYEVPGPLPEVLLAPLIRWYNRREVRRLLENIAGAVEGEE, from the coding sequence ATGACGGTCCATACGTCCGACGACCGCTGGCTCGATGCACCAGTCGAGACAGTGTTCACGTTCATGGACGAGCCGTCGAACCAGGCGGCCGTCACGCCGAGCCTTACCCGCGCCGAACGCATCGAGCGGCTGCCAAACAGCGGAAACCGCGCTGCGTACGAGTACAAAATGTTCGGAATCACCTTCACCGGTGAGGTCCGTGCCTCGACGTACAAGCCGCCCGAGCGTATCGTTTACGAGATGAGCGGCGACCTGACGGGCCGGATAGCCTGGCGGTTCGAACCGGAGCGCGGGGGCACGCGGCTCACATACGCGGCCGAGTACGAGGTCCCCGGGCCACTCCCGGAGGTTCTCCTCGCGCCGCTCATCCGCTGGTACAACCGCCGGGAGGTACGGCGGCTGCTGGAAAACATCGCCGGGGCAGTCGAAGGGGAAGAGTGA